The Candidatus Caccoplasma merdavium genome has a segment encoding these proteins:
- a CDS encoding 30S ribosomal protein S16, with product MATRIRLQRHGRKDYPFYQIVIADSRAPRDGKFIERIGSYNPNTNPATINLDFERALYWLQTGAQPTDTARNILSAQGVLLKKHLLGGVKKGAFSLEEAEKRFQAWLTNKQSATEAVKAKLKDAKAADAKKRLEAEKEVNKTIAEAVAKKKAEKAAAEAAAAAEAAPAEEAAPAEEAPAAEQSAE from the coding sequence ATGGCAACAAGAATCAGATTACAAAGACACGGTCGTAAAGATTATCCGTTTTATCAAATTGTAATCGCCGATAGCAGGGCACCACGTGATGGTAAGTTTATTGAAAGGATAGGTTCTTATAATCCGAACACTAATCCTGCTACAATAAATTTGGATTTCGAAAGAGCTTTGTATTGGCTGCAAACCGGTGCTCAACCCACCGATACCGCTCGCAACATTCTCTCGGCACAAGGCGTGCTCCTGAAAAAACACTTGCTGGGTGGTGTGAAAAAAGGTGCTTTCTCGCTCGAAGAGGCCGAGAAACGTTTCCAGGCTTGGTTGACCAACAAACAATCGGCTACCGAAGCTGTGAAGGCTAAACTGAAAGACGCCAAGGCTGCTGACGCCAAAAAACGTCTCGAAGCTGAAAAAGAGGTGAACAAAACCATCGCCGAAGCCGTCGCTAAGAAAAAAGCCGAGAAAGCTGCTGCCGAAGCCGCCGCTGCTGCTGAGGCTGCTCCCGCCGAAGAAGCTGCTCCTGCCGAAGAGGCTCCCGCAGCCGAACAGAGTGCAGAATAA
- a CDS encoding patatin-like phospholipase family protein, which yields MLIGILCLCPYIIHGQKVGLVLSGGGAKGIAHIGVIKALEENNIPIDYVTGTSMGAIVAAFYAMGYTPKEMLELIKSKEFSTWSTGEISPSNMYYFRKPDPTPAFISFKLSGTKGLSNVLPDSYINPLPMNLGFLVVFAPYTAACRGNFDNLFVPFRAVAADIFDKKAVVFSSGDLGDAVRASMTFPLVFKPLEIDSIPMFDGGIYNNYPVDVMKEDFAPDFIIGSNVTTEKKKDHNTKDIIGQIESMVMQKTDYHIPDEVGISIHSDLHKYSLLDFPKADEIMQIGYNTALEYIDSIKVRVKREESQEERNEKRQNFKEKVPPLIFDEIEVTGTQSNRVKSYISRQFDLREGDSLDIGEVKQAYYQLLSDARLSDLIPHGIYNDTTGKYTLTLQGKMQPKHSIGFGGYISSGNTNLIYLDAKYQTLKVLSSTLALNGYVGRSYYSGRFAVRFELPTHIPTYLKLNGVVSRKKYYESEELFKIEELPTFITTNESYIRLHFGIPVGIPARTEISSGYGYLWDTYYPTNVYDYTINADRSSYWLGITSADFDYNTLNAPVYATAGSRYRITGSVVYGTETYTPYWETRSKQFHTWLQLSAKIEHYFQMLPHITVGIRGELFASTKKRLQSYTGTIVQAPGFTPTPHSQMVFNEGFHANQYIAGGVMPIYKILKNMQLRGEFYAFSPFRKILRDNDYSAKYADGYFTHIEFLGEISLVYKLPFATLSAFANYYTYPSNNWNFGFALGFLLYNPRFLYP from the coding sequence TTGTTAATTGGGATTCTTTGTCTCTGCCCGTATATCATTCACGGGCAGAAAGTAGGGCTTGTCCTCAGCGGGGGCGGCGCCAAGGGCATTGCACACATTGGCGTCATCAAAGCCTTGGAAGAAAACAACATACCCATCGATTATGTGACAGGGACGTCCATGGGGGCGATTGTCGCCGCATTCTATGCCATGGGCTATACCCCCAAAGAGATGCTCGAGCTCATCAAGTCGAAAGAATTTTCGACTTGGTCGACGGGTGAAATCAGCCCGTCGAACATGTATTATTTCCGGAAACCCGACCCCACCCCGGCTTTTATTTCCTTCAAATTGAGCGGAACCAAAGGGCTCTCGAACGTACTGCCCGATAGTTATATCAATCCATTGCCCATGAATCTCGGCTTCCTGGTCGTATTCGCGCCTTATACCGCTGCGTGTCGAGGCAACTTCGACAATTTATTTGTCCCGTTCAGGGCCGTGGCCGCAGATATTTTCGATAAAAAGGCGGTGGTTTTCTCCTCGGGCGACCTGGGCGATGCCGTGAGAGCCTCCATGACATTTCCGCTCGTATTCAAACCCCTCGAAATAGACAGCATACCGATGTTTGACGGGGGTATCTACAACAACTATCCCGTCGATGTGATGAAGGAAGATTTTGCCCCCGACTTCATCATCGGAAGCAATGTGACCACCGAAAAGAAGAAAGATCACAATACAAAAGACATCATAGGGCAAATCGAAAGCATGGTGATGCAGAAAACCGATTATCATATTCCCGACGAGGTAGGCATCTCCATACACTCCGACTTGCACAAGTATTCATTGCTCGACTTCCCCAAAGCCGATGAAATCATGCAAATCGGATATAATACCGCCTTGGAATACATCGACTCCATAAAAGTCAGGGTAAAACGGGAAGAAAGCCAAGAAGAGCGCAATGAGAAACGGCAAAATTTCAAAGAAAAAGTCCCGCCTCTCATTTTTGACGAAATCGAGGTGACAGGCACCCAGTCGAACCGGGTGAAAAGTTACATCTCCCGACAATTCGACTTGCGGGAGGGCGATTCTCTCGACATCGGCGAAGTAAAGCAAGCCTATTATCAACTGCTCTCCGATGCCAGGTTGTCCGACCTCATTCCTCACGGTATCTACAACGACACCACGGGGAAATATACATTGACCCTGCAAGGGAAAATGCAGCCCAAGCATTCGATAGGATTCGGAGGATACATCTCGTCGGGTAACACCAATCTTATCTACCTCGATGCAAAATACCAAACGCTTAAAGTATTGTCATCGACATTGGCCCTGAACGGATATGTGGGGCGATCCTATTATTCGGGACGGTTTGCGGTGCGGTTTGAACTCCCCACGCATATTCCCACCTACCTGAAACTCAACGGTGTAGTATCCCGCAAAAAATATTATGAAAGTGAAGAGCTCTTTAAAATCGAAGAGCTCCCGACCTTCATCACCACCAACGAAAGTTACATCAGATTACATTTCGGCATACCTGTCGGCATACCCGCCCGCACGGAAATATCGAGTGGATATGGCTATTTATGGGACACCTATTACCCGACAAACGTCTACGATTATACCATAAATGCCGACCGTAGTTCATATTGGTTGGGCATTACTTCGGCCGACTTTGACTACAACACGCTCAACGCTCCTGTATACGCCACCGCAGGAAGCCGATACCGGATTACCGGGTCGGTCGTATACGGAACCGAAACTTATACCCCCTATTGGGAAACTCGCAGCAAACAATTCCATACCTGGCTCCAACTCTCGGCCAAAATCGAGCACTATTTTCAAATGCTGCCCCACATCACCGTAGGCATCAGGGGGGAACTGTTCGCTTCTACCAAGAAACGCCTGCAAAGCTATACGGGCACCATCGTACAAGCGCCCGGTTTCACTCCCACCCCACACAGTCAAATGGTTTTCAATGAAGGTTTTCATGCCAACCAGTATATCGCCGGTGGAGTCATGCCCATATACAAAATTCTCAAAAACATGCAATTACGAGGAGAATTTTATGCTTTCTCTCCGTTCCGAAAGATATTGAGAGACAACGATTACAGCGCCAAGTATGCCGACGGATATTTTACCCATATCGAATTTCTCGGTGAAATATCACTCGTCTACAAGTTACCGTTTGCAACCCTCAGCGCATTTGCCAACTACTACACCTACCCCAGCAACAACTGGAATTTCGGCTTTGCACTGGGTTTCCTGCTCTATAACCCCCGATTCCTGTATCCATAA
- the mnmA gene encoding tRNA 2-thiouridine(34) synthase MnmA yields the protein MEIAALVSGGVDSSVVVHLLKEAGYTPTLFYIRIGMEDKDKTLHCHSEEDIEIVSYMARKYGCRLEVVSLHNEYWEYVMGYTLDAIKRGFTPNPDVMCNKYIKFGFFEQYWGKDFDKIATGHYASIVEENGITYLGTAIDPVKDQTDFLSQLNTLQVSKLMFPLGGLMKTEVRAIAEKAGLPSAKRKDSQGICFLGNINYNEFIRNYLGEREGDIIELETGKKLGKHKGYWFHTIGQRKGLGLSGGPWFVIRKDIKHNRLYVSNGFDPDTQYGTELNLTGFRFITGNPLGDLTEPTRITFKNRHTPEFTGGTLQRTGEDKVRIVSDERIQGIAPGQFGVIYSADRRLCLASGVIE from the coding sequence ATGGAAATTGCAGCTTTGGTATCGGGCGGAGTAGACAGTTCGGTCGTCGTGCACCTCTTGAAGGAAGCCGGATACACCCCCACCCTCTTCTACATACGCATCGGCATGGAAGACAAGGACAAGACCCTTCACTGCCACTCCGAAGAGGATATAGAAATCGTCTCTTACATGGCCCGCAAGTATGGTTGCCGCCTCGAAGTAGTATCGCTCCACAACGAATATTGGGAATATGTCATGGGCTATACGCTCGACGCCATAAAACGCGGATTCACCCCCAACCCCGATGTGATGTGCAACAAATACATCAAATTCGGATTCTTCGAGCAATATTGGGGAAAAGACTTTGACAAGATAGCCACGGGGCACTATGCCAGCATCGTTGAAGAAAACGGCATCACCTACCTGGGAACGGCCATCGACCCGGTAAAGGACCAGACCGACTTCCTTTCACAACTCAACACATTGCAAGTCTCGAAACTGATGTTCCCGCTGGGCGGACTCATGAAAACCGAAGTGCGAGCCATCGCCGAAAAAGCCGGATTGCCCAGTGCAAAACGCAAAGACAGCCAAGGCATCTGCTTCTTGGGAAATATCAACTACAACGAGTTTATCCGCAATTACCTGGGAGAAAGAGAAGGTGACATCATCGAGCTCGAAACAGGCAAGAAACTGGGCAAACACAAAGGGTATTGGTTTCACACCATCGGGCAACGCAAGGGATTGGGCCTGAGTGGCGGCCCGTGGTTTGTCATACGCAAGGACATCAAACACAACCGGCTCTATGTCTCCAACGGCTTTGACCCCGACACACAATACGGCACCGAGCTCAACCTCACCGGTTTCCGATTCATCACCGGAAATCCGTTGGGCGACCTTACCGAACCGACCCGCATCACATTCAAAAACCGTCACACGCCCGAATTTACCGGAGGTACCTTGCAACGTACCGGTGAAGACAAAGTGCGTATCGTTTCGGACGAACGCATACAGGGCATCGCTCCGGGACAGTTCGGCGTCATTTATAGCGCCGACCGCCGGCTCTGCTTGGCCAGCGGCGTCATCGAGTGA
- a CDS encoding flippase-like domain-containing protein — protein sequence MKKIVRNILKFLIPLCCGIAIFWALYSRLDMEQIARILQSEIKYGWVILSMVVGVVSHIVRALRWQLQLRALQHPASFRTLTNAIFGTYAMNLLFPRLGEVWRCGYVARREQMSFTLLLGSVVSDRLMDTVSVICLIVAVFFLQMHVLLDFLKQYPVIEETLFSVITSPYPYLFVAVVVGALVWIFRQKNEYRWVSKIKEMMRNLWYGFRTVLTMKQKKRFIVYTILLWLCYYLQLYLCLFAFADTAHLGALAALSLFVMGSIGMGIPVQGGFGPWHLAVMATLAIYGVTDPNVAGSFALVAHGSQMVVIVLLGIYTFFSILLEKKHPEKKSPGEVSSDAESRP from the coding sequence TTGAAAAAAATAGTGCGTAACATATTGAAGTTCTTGATTCCCCTGTGTTGCGGAATCGCCATATTTTGGGCGCTTTACAGTCGACTCGACATGGAGCAGATTGCGCGCATTCTGCAATCGGAAATCAAATATGGCTGGGTCATTTTGTCGATGGTCGTAGGTGTGGTGAGCCACATCGTGCGGGCTTTGCGCTGGCAGTTGCAGTTGCGGGCTTTGCAACACCCGGCCTCGTTCCGTACCCTTACCAATGCCATTTTCGGCACTTATGCCATGAATCTCTTGTTTCCCCGCCTGGGGGAGGTGTGGCGGTGCGGTTATGTGGCACGGCGTGAGCAGATGTCGTTTACCCTTTTGCTGGGTTCGGTTGTTTCCGACCGGCTTATGGACACTGTGTCGGTAATCTGCCTCATCGTGGCGGTCTTTTTCTTGCAGATGCATGTCCTGCTCGATTTCCTGAAACAGTATCCGGTTATCGAAGAGACCCTCTTCTCTGTCATTACATCGCCATATCCCTATCTTTTCGTTGCTGTGGTGGTGGGTGCGCTGGTGTGGATTTTCCGTCAGAAAAACGAGTATCGCTGGGTCTCGAAAATCAAGGAGATGATGCGTAATTTGTGGTATGGGTTCCGCACGGTCCTTACCATGAAGCAGAAGAAACGTTTTATCGTCTACACCATTTTGTTGTGGCTGTGTTACTATCTGCAACTTTACTTATGTCTTTTTGCCTTTGCCGATACGGCTCATTTGGGGGCATTGGCGGCTCTTTCGCTTTTTGTGATGGGCAGCATAGGCATGGGTATTCCCGTGCAGGGCGGCTTCGGTCCATGGCATTTGGCCGTGATGGCGACATTGGCCATCTATGGCGTGACCGACCCCAATGTGGCCGGCTCGTTTGCCTTGGTGGCTCACGGCTCGCAGATGGTGGTCATTGTGCTTTTGGGTATTTATACCTTCTTTTCGATATTGTTGGAGAAGAAACACCCTGAGAAGAAGTCTCCGGGTGAGGTCTCTTCTGATGCGGAGTCCCGTCCATAA
- the rsmA gene encoding 16S rRNA (adenine(1518)-N(6)/adenine(1519)-N(6))-dimethyltransferase RsmA, whose amino-acid sequence MRSPVKPKKFLGQHFLKDLDIARRIADTVKDYGGMPILEIGPGTGVLTQFLLSAGHDLTVVEIDRESVAYLRAHFPALDGRILEEDFLKLPLDRIFPDRFCVIGNYPYNISSQIFFKVLDYKDRIPCCSGMIQKEVAERMASGPGNKDYGILSVLMQAWYDIEYLFTVSEQVFDPPPKVKSAVIRMTRNRVTDLGCSERLFKQVVKTSFNQRRKTLRNSLKPLLGKDCPLLENELFDKRPEQLSVEQFIALTRDIETILPGQ is encoded by the coding sequence ATGCGCTCGCCCGTAAAACCTAAAAAATTTTTGGGACAACATTTCCTGAAAGATCTGGACATAGCCCGACGCATCGCCGACACGGTAAAAGATTACGGGGGAATGCCGATACTCGAAATCGGCCCGGGCACAGGGGTTCTCACGCAATTTCTCCTGTCCGCGGGGCACGATCTCACGGTCGTCGAAATCGACCGGGAATCGGTCGCCTATCTACGCGCCCACTTCCCCGCCCTCGACGGACGCATACTCGAAGAGGATTTCCTGAAACTGCCTCTCGACCGCATATTCCCCGACCGCTTCTGCGTCATCGGGAATTATCCCTACAACATATCGAGCCAGATATTTTTCAAGGTGCTCGACTACAAAGACCGCATACCCTGTTGCAGCGGCATGATACAAAAGGAGGTCGCCGAACGCATGGCCTCGGGGCCGGGCAACAAGGACTACGGCATACTGAGTGTGCTCATGCAGGCTTGGTATGACATAGAATATTTGTTCACCGTCTCGGAACAGGTCTTCGACCCGCCCCCAAAAGTAAAATCGGCCGTCATACGCATGACACGCAACCGCGTCACCGACCTGGGGTGCAGCGAACGCCTCTTCAAACAAGTCGTGAAGACCAGTTTCAACCAGCGGCGCAAGACATTGCGCAACTCATTGAAGCCCCTGCTCGGGAAAGATTGCCCGCTTCTTGAAAACGAGCTCTTCGACAAACGCCCCGAACAGTTGTCGGTCGAACAATTTATCGCCCTCACACGAGACATCGAAACCATTCTTCCCGGACAATAA
- the mgtE gene encoding magnesium transporter produces MEKFTEEYIENIRNIIAENNTGQAKEILKDLHPADIAELYQNLDIEESEFLYKLLDKETAADVLMELDEDDRRKLLKEMPSETIAKEYIDHLETDDAVDLIRDLDEDAQEEVLAHINDVEQAGDIVDLLKYDENTAGGLMGTEMVIVNENWSMPECIKEMRRQAEYMDEIYYVYVVDDDNKLRGVFPLKKMITHPSASKIKHVMKKDPVSVRTDDTIETVAQTIEKYDLVALPVIDSIGRLVGRITVDDVMDEVREQAERDYQLASGISQDVETTDTILTQTSARLPWLLIGMIGGLANSVILGNFEGSFAINPAMALFIPLIGGTGGNVGIQSSAIIVQGLANKSLSLNHAGKQILKELGVAIINACTISVLIFAACYFFLLGGDALTICVSLSLFSVVIFASIFGTCVPIALEKVGLDPAIATGPFITISNDIIGMLIYMGICQLLL; encoded by the coding sequence ATGGAAAAATTTACCGAAGAATACATCGAAAACATACGCAATATCATTGCCGAAAACAATACCGGGCAGGCCAAAGAAATACTCAAAGACCTGCACCCGGCCGATATTGCCGAACTGTACCAGAATCTCGACATCGAAGAGTCGGAGTTCCTTTACAAACTGCTCGACAAGGAAACCGCCGCCGACGTGCTGATGGAACTTGACGAAGACGACCGACGAAAGCTCCTCAAAGAGATGCCGAGCGAAACCATCGCCAAGGAATACATCGACCACCTCGAAACCGATGATGCGGTAGACCTCATACGCGACCTCGACGAAGATGCACAAGAAGAGGTGCTTGCCCACATCAACGACGTGGAACAGGCCGGAGACATCGTCGACCTGCTGAAATATGACGAGAACACGGCCGGTGGTCTCATGGGTACCGAAATGGTCATCGTAAACGAGAATTGGAGTATGCCCGAGTGCATAAAAGAGATGCGCCGCCAAGCCGAATACATGGACGAAATATACTATGTGTATGTGGTCGACGACGACAACAAGCTGCGCGGCGTATTCCCGCTGAAAAAGATGATTACCCACCCTTCGGCCTCGAAGATAAAGCACGTCATGAAAAAAGACCCGGTCTCGGTACGCACCGACGATACCATCGAGACGGTGGCCCAAACCATTGAAAAATATGACTTGGTGGCCCTCCCCGTCATCGACAGCATAGGCCGGCTGGTGGGTCGCATCACCGTCGACGACGTCATGGATGAAGTGCGCGAGCAAGCCGAACGCGACTACCAACTGGCTTCGGGTATCTCGCAAGACGTGGAGACGACCGATACCATTCTCACCCAGACATCGGCCCGACTTCCCTGGCTGCTCATCGGCATGATAGGAGGTTTGGCCAACTCGGTCATCTTGGGCAATTTCGAAGGAAGTTTTGCCATCAATCCGGCCATGGCCCTGTTCATTCCCCTCATTGGCGGTACGGGCGGAAACGTCGGCATACAGTCGTCGGCCATCATCGTGCAGGGCCTTGCCAACAAATCGCTCTCCCTCAACCATGCCGGAAAACAGATTCTGAAAGAGCTCGGAGTCGCCATCATCAATGCCTGCACGATTTCGGTATTGATATTCGCCGCCTGTTATTTCTTCCTGCTCGGCGGCGACGCACTCACGATATGCGTCTCCCTGTCGCTCTTTTCGGTGGTGATTTTCGCCTCGATATTCGGCACTTGCGTCCCCATCGCCCTCGAAAAAGTGGGACTCGACCCGGCCATCGCGACCGGCCCGTTCATCACCATATCAAACGACATCATCGGCATGCTCATCTACATGGGCATCTGCCAATTATTGCTTTAA
- the dnaJ gene encoding molecular chaperone DnaJ: protein MSSKRDYYEVLEVTKTATAEEIKKAYRKKAIQYHPDKNPGDKEAEEKFKEAAEAYEVLSNSEKRARYDQFGHAGVNGGGASGFGGGGMSMEDIFSQFGDIFGGGFGGFGGFGGFSGSRSGKRVNRGSDLRVRVKLNLQEIATGVEKKIKVKKYVPCPDCKGTGAEHGTDYETCSQCKGSGVVTQVRQTILGTMQSTTTCPKCGGEGRIITHKCPKCNGEGILKEDEVITINIPAGVSEGMQLSMSGAGNAARHGGVNGDLLILVQEEPHPELLRDENDLIYNALIDFPTAALGGTLEVPTIDGKAKVKIDPGTQPGKVLRLRGKGLPSVNRYGVGDLLVNLSVYVPENLTAEERKKIEELRTPGFTPSKSVKERIFSKLRHMFE from the coding sequence ATGAGCAGCAAACGAGATTATTATGAAGTGCTGGAAGTCACCAAAACAGCGACAGCCGAAGAGATAAAGAAAGCCTATCGCAAAAAAGCCATACAATATCACCCCGACAAGAATCCCGGAGACAAGGAGGCCGAAGAGAAATTCAAAGAAGCAGCCGAAGCCTATGAGGTGCTGAGCAATAGTGAAAAAAGAGCTCGATATGACCAGTTTGGCCATGCCGGAGTCAATGGCGGAGGCGCCTCGGGATTTGGAGGCGGCGGAATGTCGATGGAAGACATCTTCTCCCAATTCGGCGATATATTCGGCGGCGGGTTTGGCGGTTTCGGCGGATTTGGCGGTTTCAGCGGCAGCCGCAGCGGGAAACGGGTCAATCGAGGTTCCGACCTGCGCGTGCGCGTAAAACTCAATTTGCAGGAGATAGCCACCGGCGTTGAGAAGAAAATCAAAGTCAAGAAATATGTCCCCTGTCCCGACTGCAAAGGCACCGGCGCCGAGCATGGCACCGATTACGAGACCTGTTCGCAATGTAAGGGAAGCGGGGTTGTCACGCAAGTGCGGCAAACCATTTTGGGTACAATGCAATCGACCACGACCTGTCCCAAATGTGGGGGCGAAGGCCGTATCATTACCCATAAATGTCCCAAGTGCAACGGAGAGGGAATCCTCAAAGAAGACGAAGTCATCACCATCAACATACCGGCCGGCGTTTCAGAGGGTATGCAACTGTCGATGAGCGGTGCCGGTAATGCCGCACGCCACGGTGGCGTCAACGGTGACCTCCTGATACTCGTGCAGGAAGAGCCGCACCCCGAATTGCTGCGGGACGAAAACGACTTGATATACAATGCTCTCATCGACTTCCCCACCGCGGCTTTGGGCGGTACGCTCGAAGTGCCCACCATCGATGGCAAGGCCAAGGTGAAAATCGATCCCGGTACCCAACCCGGCAAAGTGTTGCGGTTGAGGGGCAAGGGGCTTCCTTCGGTCAATCGATACGGCGTGGGTGATTTGCTGGTCAATCTCTCGGTGTATGTGCCCGAGAATCTCACGGCCGAGGAGCGCAAGAAAATCGAAGAGTTGCGTACACCCGGTTTCACGCCGAGCAAATCGGTAAAAGAGCGCATATTCAGCAAACTGCGCCACATGTTTGAGTAA
- the grpE gene encoding nucleotide exchange factor GrpE, with product MKEQTSETPEKEIENSEELTEDQTQNPVEEPSPAEETDTLAAENEQLRAQVEELKKEYLLARADLENFRKRTLKEKAELIKNGGESCLKDILPVIDDFERALQAVGKSSDVEALKQGVELIYNKFKTYLDQHGVKEIPTEGADFDTEFHEAVTTFPAPAPEQKGKVIDCVQKGYTMNDKVIRYAKVVVGE from the coding sequence ATGAAAGAACAAACATCTGAAACTCCCGAAAAAGAGATTGAAAACAGCGAGGAGCTGACAGAAGATCAGACCCAGAATCCCGTCGAGGAGCCATCTCCTGCCGAAGAGACTGACACTTTGGCAGCCGAGAATGAACAGTTGCGGGCTCAGGTCGAAGAACTCAAAAAAGAGTATCTGCTGGCTCGTGCCGACCTTGAAAACTTCCGCAAAAGAACGCTGAAAGAGAAAGCCGAATTGATAAAGAACGGCGGAGAGTCGTGTCTTAAAGACATCTTGCCTGTCATCGACGATTTCGAGCGCGCTTTGCAGGCCGTGGGCAAGAGTTCCGATGTAGAGGCTCTGAAACAAGGTGTAGAATTGATATACAATAAATTCAAAACCTATCTCGACCAGCATGGAGTGAAAGAGATTCCTACCGAGGGTGCCGATTTTGATACCGAGTTCCATGAAGCGGTGACCACATTCCCGGCTCCCGCGCCCGAGCAGAAAGGCAAGGTCATCGATTGTGTGCAAAAAGGGTACACAATGAACGACAAGGTCATACGTTATGCCAAAGTCGTGGTCGGTGAGTAG
- a CDS encoding 4-(cytidine 5'-diphospho)-2-C-methyl-D-erythritol kinase, whose protein sequence is MLLFPNAKINLGLNILSRRPDKYHDIATIFYPVGWCDALEVVPAADRESGCDLHLSGLAIDGRAEDNLVVKAYRILSRRYPMPPVEAYLHKVIPFGAGLGGGSSDASTMLLLLRRLFSLPADDDELAACAAQLGADCPFFIYNRPMLAEGIGDRLSPVGLSLQGYTLFLVKPPIAVSTAEAYSRVVPALPDEPLSAVVQRPVGEWKDCLVNDFEKSVFFHYPELARFKARLYACGAVYASMSGSGSTLYALFRSLPEDIEREFPGCCIWSGPCQY, encoded by the coding sequence ATGTTACTCTTTCCCAATGCCAAGATAAATCTTGGGTTGAACATCTTGTCCCGACGTCCCGACAAGTATCACGACATAGCAACCATATTCTATCCCGTGGGGTGGTGCGACGCTCTCGAAGTCGTTCCCGCGGCAGACCGGGAATCGGGTTGCGATTTGCACCTTTCGGGGCTTGCTATCGACGGCAGAGCAGAAGACAATCTGGTCGTCAAGGCTTATCGTATTCTTTCCCGACGTTATCCGATGCCTCCCGTCGAAGCCTACCTTCACAAGGTCATACCCTTTGGTGCCGGGCTGGGAGGCGGTTCGTCCGATGCCTCGACGATGTTGCTGCTCTTGCGCCGACTGTTTTCTCTCCCGGCCGATGACGATGAGTTGGCGGCATGTGCGGCGCAACTCGGAGCCGACTGCCCGTTCTTCATCTACAACCGACCGATGTTGGCCGAGGGTATCGGCGACCGTCTGTCGCCTGTCGGCCTCTCTTTGCAGGGATACACGCTTTTCCTGGTGAAGCCCCCGATAGCCGTCTCTACGGCCGAAGCCTATTCCCGGGTAGTCCCGGCACTGCCCGACGAGCCTTTGTCGGCCGTCGTGCAGAGACCCGTGGGCGAATGGAAAGATTGCCTGGTGAATGATTTTGAGAAGAGTGTTTTTTTCCATTACCCCGAGTTGGCCCGTTTCAAAGCTCGCCTGTATGCGTGCGGGGCCGTCTATGCTTCGATGTCGGGCTCGGGTTCCACGCTATATGCCCTTTTCCGTTCCCTGCCCGAGGACATTGAGCGAGAATTCCCCGGCTGTTGTATCTGGTCGGGACCTTGCCAATATTGA